The Saprospiraceae bacterium genome includes a window with the following:
- a CDS encoding histone deacetylase: MLQIAYSPLYKYPLPEGHRFPMIKYELVPEQLLYEGTISQENIFHPESLDDDLIKLTHTADFLHKLNTLQLSPKEIRNIGFPMSELLVRRGKHIAGGTYQCALFAMEQGVSLNIAGGTHHSFADRGEGFCVFNDIAIAANILLHQHLAKKILIIDLDVHQGNGTASIFRNENRVFTFSMHGEKNYPVRKEQSDLDIGLPDKTGDSFYLSTIYDILPSLISSVKPDFAFYLSGVDILGTDKLGRLDVSLYGCKQRDMFVFELLHKNNIPVAVSMGGGYSPNIATIVEAHANTFRSAFRVYG, encoded by the coding sequence ATGATAAAATATGAACTGGTACCTGAACAATTATTATATGAAGGTACAATATCTCAGGAAAATATTTTTCACCCGGAATCTTTGGATGATGATTTGATAAAACTTACACACACTGCCGATTTTCTTCACAAATTGAATACACTCCAATTAAGTCCAAAAGAAATAAGAAACATAGGTTTCCCCATGTCTGAACTTCTGGTGCGAAGAGGTAAACATATAGCAGGCGGCACTTATCAATGTGCACTTTTTGCAATGGAGCAAGGTGTATCTCTCAATATTGCGGGAGGAACCCACCATTCATTTGCAGATAGGGGAGAAGGCTTTTGTGTGTTTAATGACATAGCTATCGCAGCCAATATCTTGTTACATCAACATTTGGCAAAAAAAATTTTAATCATCGACCTGGATGTTCATCAGGGAAATGGAACTGCCAGTATTTTTAGAAATGAAAATCGGGTTTTTACATTTTCTATGCATGGTGAAAAAAATTATCCGGTCAGAAAAGAACAGTCAGATTTGGATATTGGATTGCCTGACAAAACCGGCGACTCTTTCTATTTGAGTACAATTTATGATATTTTGCCATCATTGATTTCCAGCGTAAAACCGGATTTCGCTTTTTATCTTTCCGGAGTGGACATTTTGGGTACAGACAAATTGGGGCGGCTTGATGTCTCTCTTTATGGTTGCAAACAAAGAGATATGTTTGTTTTTGAATTATTACATAAAAATAACATCCCCGTTGCAGTGAGTATGGGTGGTGGATATTCTCCTAATATAGCAACTATCGTAGAAGCACATGCCAATACTTTTCGTTCAGCTTTTCGGGTATATGGCTAA
- a CDS encoding CoA-binding protein → MSKKTLVLGATTNPARYAFVAAKMLEENGHETVLVGKRKGFIGENEILHDKIHIENLDTITLYLNPDNQKEYYDYILSLQPKRIIFNPGTENSELKHLAKAKGIKTDYACTLVLLRTGQY, encoded by the coding sequence ATGTCAAAAAAAACACTTGTTCTCGGAGCTACAACAAATCCTGCAAGATATGCATTCGTTGCTGCCAAAATGCTGGAAGAAAATGGTCATGAAACAGTTCTGGTTGGAAAAAGAAAAGGATTTATTGGTGAAAATGAGATTCTACATGATAAAATACATATAGAAAATCTGGACACTATCACTCTGTACCTGAATCCTGATAATCAAAAGGAATATTACGACTACATACTCAGTCTTCAACCCAAAAGAATTATTTTTAATCCCGGCACTGAAAATTCCGAATTAAAACATTTGGCTAAAGCAAAGGGAATTAAAACTGACTATGCATGTACATTGGTCCTATTGAGAACAGGACAATATTAA
- a CDS encoding sigma-70 family RNA polymerase sigma factor yields the protein MTDEQLWSELIKGNQKALGQIYDLHADSLIRYGRRFTDDLTVIEDCIHDLFVNIWKNKSGLSMTNSIIKYLCVALRRDIIRRINQSHSTISTVSLEDVSFNSTISAEDIIINEESSAEDGVRLKNAFKILSSRQKEAVYLRYYEELDYEQICEIMDINYQSVRNLISKAIIQMRENFAFWFTFLIFQGGL from the coding sequence ATGACTGACGAACAATTGTGGAGTGAATTAATCAAGGGCAATCAAAAAGCGCTAGGTCAGATTTATGATTTGCATGCAGATTCACTGATCAGATACGGACGTAGATTCACAGATGATCTGACTGTAATTGAAGATTGTATTCATGATCTTTTTGTCAATATCTGGAAAAATAAATCCGGTCTGAGCATGACAAATTCTATTATAAAATATCTCTGTGTTGCACTCCGGAGAGATATTATCAGAAGGATCAATCAATCCCATTCGACTATCTCGACTGTTTCATTGGAAGATGTATCATTTAATTCTACAATCTCCGCTGAAGATATAATCATCAATGAAGAATCATCTGCCGAGGACGGAGTTAGACTTAAAAATGCATTTAAAATTTTGAGTTCACGCCAAAAAGAAGCGGTGTATCTTAGGTATTATGAAGAATTGGATTACGAACAAATTTGTGAAATTATGGATATTAATTATCAATCTGTCCGTAATCTCATTTCAAAAGCCATCATTCAGATGCGTGAAAATTTTGCATTTTGGTTTACGTTTTTAATATTTCAGGGTGGCTTATGA
- a CDS encoding FecR family protein, with translation MEMNDTNDFINKLVENTSFIQWVKSEFEENDDYWSEFIDSHDEQYEEINQAIKIVNSLKFDEVDVADQKKVIWNRIENSIQEGNKSSDNVVVKKGLVKNIYFRFATLAAACIAIFFIFRNTVESEYYKKTGIGEQITVILPDQSQVVLNSISSISYNPDKWEKERKVKLEGEAFFKVQKGEKFTVLTKAGNVQVLGTSFNVFVRENDFITSCFTGRVGVEVPDSPELILLNPGEKMEKYHNKELSKTTFSVENDQINWTSGVFKFDKAAFEEVVAEFERQFNYDVIIPDGVEQRFYTGFFKNTDLNEALESIAWPMGLKFEVQGDKILLTGETK, from the coding sequence ATGGAAATGAATGATACAAACGATTTTATAAATAAACTGGTAGAAAATACATCTTTTATTCAATGGGTGAAATCGGAATTTGAAGAAAATGATGATTATTGGTCAGAATTTATTGACAGTCATGATGAACAATATGAAGAAATTAATCAGGCAATTAAAATTGTCAATAGTTTGAAGTTTGATGAAGTAGATGTAGCTGATCAGAAAAAGGTGATCTGGAACAGAATTGAAAATTCTATTCAGGAAGGGAATAAGAGTTCAGATAACGTGGTTGTCAAAAAAGGTCTTGTCAAAAACATTTACTTCAGATTTGCAACTTTGGCTGCGGCATGTATAGCTATTTTCTTTATTTTCAGAAACACCGTTGAATCGGAGTATTACAAAAAAACCGGAATAGGGGAGCAGATCACTGTAATTTTGCCTGACCAGTCACAAGTAGTGTTAAATTCGATTTCATCTATTTCATATAACCCGGACAAATGGGAAAAAGAAAGAAAAGTAAAATTGGAAGGAGAAGCATTTTTTAAAGTCCAAAAAGGAGAAAAGTTTACGGTATTGACTAAAGCTGGCAATGTTCAGGTTTTGGGAACTTCTTTTAATGTTTTTGTCAGAGAGAATGACTTTATTACCTCGTGCTTTACCGGTAGGGTCGGGGTTGAAGTACCCGATAGTCCGGAATTAATCTTACTGAACCCCGGCGAAAAAATGGAAAAGTATCATAATAAGGAACTTTCCAAGACTACTTTTTCGGTAGAGAATGACCAGATAAACTGGACTTCAGGTGTTTTTAAATTTGATAAAGCAGCATTTGAAGAAGTAGTAGCAGAATTTGAGCGACAGTTTAATTATGATGTGATAATTCCGGATGGCGTAGAACAAAGATTTTACACCGGATTTTTTAAGAATACAGATTTAAACGAAGCTTTGGAATCTATTGCCTGGCCGATGGGTTTGAAGTTTGAAGTGCAGGGTGATAAAATTTTGTTGACCGGTGAAACTAAATAA
- a CDS encoding S9 family peptidase, whose amino-acid sequence MLKHFLLLIIILNCSEVFSQNLKLEEIMKGNEFIGHQPENPRWSFDGSMVLFDWNPENEPGNSTYYWKSGMEQPEKYIFTDYTVPVQYLEAQKAYDTVYFVEQGAIFSFIKSKSETKKVYHTSFPVYNLVRGVNPDEIFFQQSTNIWKLNIKESSLIQLTNFKKSKETDKPVEENFLTRQQTELFDYIRDTDVKKKWQTEQTNEKKLSLPKEYIYGPENIQRMAISPDGFHIVFVKSKTIESTPTKVEHFITKSGFTENISARAKVSVKNIENATLGVFSAAKDSVFFIDFSDMPGIKDHPAYFKDYDHLKNKEKAVKLIGFNSMIFNRIGSELVVDVRSGDNKDRWLVQIDIPSGKTKVIDHQYDEAWIGGPGIGWGWGTLGFLPDNETVYYQSERTGYSHLYLYNLRTNEMKQLTNGNWEVRSARLSEDGMTFYLSTNTTHPGNRSFYKLDIASGQMTGIFTEEGAFEVVLSPDEKKLLVKHSNSSKPWELFIAENTENPVLEKITRSTTEAFDSYRWRKPDVITFKATDGAQVYARVYTPDDSVKNGAGVIFVHGAGYLQNAHNFWSDYYREYMFHNLLTDKGYTVMDIDYRGSDGYGRDVRTGIYRYMGGLDLSDQIDGKKYMVDKLGVDNERVGMYGGSYGGFITLMALLTKPGTFKAGAALRSVTDWAHYNHGYTSNILNFPETDSIAYRRSSPIYFAENLQDRLIMLHGMVDDNVQFQDVVRLSQRFIEKGIKGWELAVYPVEAHGFKETYSWVDEYGRILQLFEDTIGKR is encoded by the coding sequence ATGTTAAAGCATTTTCTCTTACTCATTATAATTTTAAATTGTTCAGAAGTTTTTTCCCAAAATCTGAAGCTGGAAGAAATTATGAAAGGCAATGAATTTATCGGCCATCAGCCTGAAAATCCACGCTGGTCTTTTGATGGTTCAATGGTGCTCTTTGACTGGAATCCGGAAAATGAACCCGGAAACAGTACTTACTACTGGAAATCAGGAATGGAACAACCTGAAAAATATATTTTTACAGATTATACAGTGCCTGTACAGTATCTGGAAGCCCAGAAGGCCTACGATACGGTTTATTTTGTCGAACAAGGAGCCATTTTTTCTTTTATCAAATCAAAATCAGAAACTAAAAAAGTCTATCACACTTCATTTCCGGTGTACAATCTGGTCAGAGGAGTCAATCCCGATGAAATCTTTTTTCAGCAATCCACCAATATCTGGAAACTCAACATAAAGGAATCAAGCCTTATTCAACTGACTAATTTTAAGAAAAGTAAAGAAACGGATAAGCCGGTGGAAGAAAATTTTCTGACCCGTCAGCAAACTGAACTTTTTGACTACATCCGTGATACTGATGTCAAAAAGAAATGGCAAACGGAGCAAACCAATGAAAAAAAACTAAGCCTTCCCAAAGAATATATCTATGGACCGGAAAATATCCAACGTATGGCCATTTCTCCGGATGGTTTTCATATTGTTTTTGTAAAATCAAAAACAATTGAGTCGACGCCGACCAAAGTAGAGCATTTTATTACCAAAAGCGGATTTACAGAAAATATCTCAGCCCGAGCCAAGGTTTCTGTCAAAAATATCGAAAATGCCACTTTAGGCGTATTCAGTGCAGCTAAGGATAGCGTCTTTTTTATAGATTTTTCAGATATGCCTGGTATTAAAGATCATCCGGCTTATTTTAAGGATTACGATCATCTTAAAAATAAAGAAAAAGCTGTAAAGCTGATTGGTTTCAATAGTATGATTTTTAACCGGATCGGATCAGAATTGGTAGTTGATGTCCGAAGCGGGGATAATAAAGACAGATGGCTTGTGCAAATTGATATACCTTCAGGAAAAACCAAGGTTATCGATCATCAATACGACGAAGCCTGGATTGGCGGCCCGGGAATAGGCTGGGGTTGGGGTACTTTAGGTTTTTTGCCTGATAATGAGACTGTTTATTACCAATCCGAAAGAACCGGTTATTCGCATCTCTATCTATACAATCTTCGTACAAATGAAATGAAACAACTGACCAACGGCAATTGGGAAGTCCGTTCAGCCCGGTTGTCTGAAGACGGAATGACCTTTTATCTTTCCACCAATACAACACATCCCGGCAACCGTTCTTTTTATAAACTGGATATTGCTTCAGGCCAAATGACGGGTATTTTCACAGAAGAAGGAGCGTTCGAAGTGGTCTTGTCACCAGATGAAAAAAAGCTACTGGTAAAGCACTCCAATTCCAGTAAACCCTGGGAACTATTCATTGCAGAAAATACAGAAAATCCGGTTTTGGAAAAAATTACCAGGAGCACCACCGAAGCTTTCGACAGTTATCGGTGGCGGAAACCGGACGTAATCACATTTAAGGCAACTGACGGAGCACAAGTTTATGCACGGGTTTATACACCTGACGACTCCGTTAAGAATGGGGCAGGTGTCATTTTTGTTCACGGTGCTGGATATCTGCAAAATGCACATAATTTCTGGAGTGATTACTACAGAGAGTATATGTTTCATAATCTGCTGACGGACAAAGGGTACACCGTGATGGATATTGATTACAGAGGCAGCGATGGATATGGCAGGGATGTACGCACCGGAATCTACAGGTACATGGGCGGTTTGGATTTATCTGATCAGATCGATGGAAAGAAGTATATGGTGGATAAATTGGGTGTGGACAATGAAAGGGTAGGGATGTATGGTGGGTCTTATGGAGGCTTTATTACGTTGATGGCGCTCCTGACCAAACCCGGCACATTCAAAGCGGGAGCAGCATTACGGTCTGTTACGGACTGGGCACATTACAACCATGGCTACACTTCCAATATCCTGAATTTCCCGGAGACGGATTCTATCGCATACAGACGAAGTTCACCGATTTATTTTGCTGAAAACCTGCAGGACAGACTCATTATGCTGCATGGCATGGTGGATGATAATGTTCAGTTTCAGGATGTTGTACGGTTATCACAGCGATTTATCGAAAAAGGAATCAAAGGCTGGGAACTGGCAGTTTATCCTGTGGAAGCGCATGGTTTTAAAGAGACATATTCCTGGGTAGATGAATATGGACGAATATTACAATTGTTTGAAGACACGATAGGGAAGCGGTAA
- a CDS encoding TlpA family protein disulfide reductase, which translates to MRLFSIFLALLFITATACKKKPTPMSKGAFTITAILSNHEGPILFKCFNSDFTSEKTDSNTIKLTMYPEYKTLFHLALNDDEIQIFGGPDDKIIMKADSRNISGTAFFEGDHSLENNFLGFKRLKVAELEPKDYKAYYSASEADFTKAVEERKNTMIAVIQDYQKTNGLFDDAFADLMNVEITHETVNMKMEYPDMYRYFNPNDSFQVSDTYYSFLQNLETDDEKKLSSPAFKQFLSFYLDYLALNNVKSDSVQNKNVSKAVRKFEHIAHHFKEEKIRQFLYYDLMTTTFSTSFNQFAEIYDRYQETQDNETWKKEIKEKYEQISHLLPGKKSPKIEVSDNKDQRTSISDYKGKMIYIDVWASWCGPCVREIPALEKLQQSIVNTELENKIAFVSISIDHEKDAWLNILKSKNLKGTQWFDAQNWDANWVKEFRIEGIPRFILLDSEGNIIDANAPRPSDPDIRKILFDNLP; encoded by the coding sequence ATGAGATTATTTTCCATTTTTTTAGCTTTATTATTTATTACAGCAACAGCCTGTAAAAAAAAGCCCACACCAATGTCCAAGGGAGCTTTTACTATCACAGCAATCCTTTCAAACCATGAAGGTCCTATATTATTCAAATGCTTCAATTCTGACTTTACATCTGAAAAAACAGACAGTAATACCATCAAACTTACAATGTATCCCGAATATAAAACATTATTTCATTTGGCATTAAATGATGATGAAATTCAAATTTTCGGGGGGCCTGATGATAAAATCATCATGAAAGCAGACTCCCGAAATATATCCGGCACAGCTTTCTTTGAAGGTGATCATTCATTGGAAAATAACTTTTTAGGGTTTAAAAGATTAAAAGTTGCAGAATTGGAGCCCAAAGACTACAAGGCTTATTATTCTGCATCTGAAGCTGATTTTACAAAAGCAGTGGAAGAAAGAAAGAATACGATGATAGCTGTAATACAGGATTATCAGAAAACCAACGGTTTGTTTGATGATGCTTTTGCAGATCTGATGAATGTGGAAATTACACATGAAACAGTCAATATGAAAATGGAATACCCGGATATGTACCGATATTTCAACCCTAATGATAGTTTTCAGGTTTCTGATACATATTACAGCTTTCTGCAGAATCTGGAAACGGACGATGAAAAAAAATTATCGAGCCCTGCTTTCAAACAGTTTCTGAGCTTTTATCTCGACTATCTTGCTTTAAACAATGTCAAGTCAGATAGTGTCCAAAATAAAAATGTGTCCAAAGCTGTCAGGAAATTTGAACATATTGCACACCATTTTAAGGAAGAAAAGATCAGACAGTTTTTGTATTATGATCTCATGACAACTACCTTTTCAACTTCTTTTAATCAATTTGCTGAAATTTATGACCGATATCAGGAAACACAGGATAATGAAACATGGAAAAAGGAAATAAAAGAAAAGTATGAGCAAATCTCACATCTACTGCCGGGAAAAAAATCACCGAAAATCGAAGTATCCGATAACAAAGATCAAAGAACTTCAATCTCGGATTATAAAGGAAAAATGATCTACATAGATGTGTGGGCATCCTGGTGCGGGCCTTGTGTAAGAGAAATTCCTGCCCTTGAAAAATTGCAACAGAGTATTGTAAATACAGAACTGGAAAATAAAATTGCATTTGTAAGTATATCCATAGATCATGAAAAGGATGCCTGGCTTAACATACTGAAATCAAAAAATCTGAAAGGAACTCAATGGTTTGATGCTCAAAACTGGGATGCAAACTGGGTAAAGGAATTCAGAATCGAAGGAATTCCCAGATTTATATTGTTAGACAGTGAAGGTAATATAATCGACGCCAATGCTCCAAGACCATCTGACCCTGACATCAGAAAAATATTGTTTGACAATTTGCCGTAA